One part of the Mariniblastus fucicola genome encodes these proteins:
- a CDS encoding metallophosphoesterase: MNLLLWIIAFIGHLGSWCVVYNRTHATSWPRKTRKRCEKLIIVAVLLPMFWFAARAISRRTISIWDLASEGKAEWLYLYLSVGLGVFFIGRWIRRKLQSPPDSLLSAQQSIIDAQRELGRNIYLTSLAKLLKRIPFNQSHLIAIDSFEVGLDRLPHELDGLKICHLSDFHLTGQIDLAYFERVVEETNRFEPDLILVTGDLIDELDCLDWIDSVFGQLKSKHGTFFIRGNHDLRIADQEMLLQRLRNAGPNGMVWVGGKCESVSINGATVSLTGNELPWHSGAESLGRDSLPDNALHLLLSHSPDQIDWAKPFEFDLIFAGHNHGGQIAIPFVGPIVAPSKFGVLYASGNFQIEKSFMHVSRGLSGDECIRINCPPEVGCFTLRKT; the protein is encoded by the coding sequence GTGAATCTGCTTCTCTGGATAATTGCTTTCATTGGCCATCTTGGATCATGGTGCGTCGTCTACAACCGGACGCATGCAACCAGTTGGCCGCGAAAAACTCGCAAGCGTTGCGAGAAACTGATTATCGTGGCGGTGCTACTGCCGATGTTCTGGTTCGCGGCACGAGCCATCTCCCGGCGGACGATTTCGATTTGGGACCTTGCGTCGGAAGGCAAAGCCGAGTGGCTGTACCTGTACCTGTCGGTTGGTTTGGGCGTGTTTTTCATCGGCCGATGGATCCGGCGAAAGCTTCAGTCGCCACCAGATTCGCTTCTTTCGGCGCAGCAGTCAATCATTGACGCTCAACGGGAACTCGGCAGAAACATTTACCTGACCTCGCTGGCCAAATTGCTGAAGCGGATCCCGTTCAATCAGTCGCATTTGATTGCGATTGATTCGTTCGAAGTTGGCCTCGACAGGTTGCCGCATGAACTTGATGGGCTAAAGATTTGCCACCTGTCTGATTTTCACCTGACGGGTCAAATCGACCTCGCTTACTTTGAGCGAGTTGTTGAAGAAACGAATCGTTTCGAGCCGGACTTGATTCTGGTGACGGGTGATCTGATTGACGAGCTTGATTGCCTGGACTGGATCGATTCCGTTTTCGGACAACTCAAATCAAAACATGGCACGTTTTTCATTCGCGGCAATCACGACTTGCGGATCGCCGATCAGGAAATGCTGTTGCAACGGTTACGCAATGCAGGACCAAACGGCATGGTGTGGGTTGGCGGAAAGTGCGAGTCGGTTTCAATCAATGGAGCGACGGTTTCGCTGACGGGAAACGAACTTCCATGGCATTCCGGAGCGGAATCACTCGGTCGCGATTCGCTACCGGACAACGCGTTGCATCTATTGCTTTCGCACTCCCCGGATCAGATTGATTGGGCGAAGCCGTTTGAGTTTGATCTGATTTTCGCCGGGCACAATCACGGCGGTCAAATTGCGATCCCGTTTGTCGGCCCGATAGTTGCGCCGTCGAAGTTCGGAGTGCTATACGCTTCAGGCAACTTCCAAATCGAAAAATCGTTCATGCATGTCAGCCGCGGACTCTCGGGCGACGAGTGTATCCGAATCAATTGCCCGCCAGAAGTTGGTTGCTTTACGTTGCGAAAGACTTAG
- a CDS encoding endonuclease/exonuclease/phosphatase family protein, with protein sequence MEQNRFRNLLVMLTLACSLSNWADLVGLRPGCCSPVAGTCSAQETDVERPQVLKVLTFNILYGGGEAKSVGFSNEDFGGSRIDEIADVILQSQAEIVCIQEDCGSDALLEALRESNPDWNRYDHVYSTFPILPGSKTDKACGMTVCQVEYAKEKLLSVVNCHWYPSPFGPSLLQDELKLGPPKDLKALAEKIRKKSEKFEGYRGYNATLEAINNAPEGSPVILAGDFNEPSHLDWTVRFSKGGFDRWRKNPGTTKLNFPVAWTGSQLVAKAGLDDAYRSRHPNEVEKPGVTFTPEYAPGTQGRRPIEDQAHTRIDRIYFSPQTLSPIVATVIGEDSEWSDLAYEGNWPSDHRAVLVEFEVQQ encoded by the coding sequence ATGGAACAAAACCGATTTCGCAATCTGTTGGTGATGCTGACGTTAGCCTGTTCATTGTCGAATTGGGCTGATCTCGTTGGTCTGCGTCCGGGCTGCTGTTCTCCTGTGGCTGGAACCTGTTCAGCTCAGGAAACCGATGTTGAGCGTCCGCAGGTGCTTAAGGTTTTGACATTCAATATTCTCTACGGCGGAGGTGAAGCCAAATCGGTTGGCTTTTCAAATGAAGACTTTGGCGGGTCCCGAATCGACGAGATCGCAGACGTTATTCTTCAAAGCCAAGCGGAGATTGTCTGCATTCAGGAAGACTGCGGTTCGGATGCGTTGCTGGAAGCACTAAGAGAAAGCAACCCGGACTGGAATCGCTACGATCATGTGTATTCAACATTCCCAATTCTTCCGGGAAGCAAAACGGACAAGGCTTGCGGCATGACGGTTTGCCAGGTTGAGTACGCAAAGGAAAAATTGCTGAGTGTCGTCAACTGTCACTGGTACCCGTCGCCGTTTGGACCAAGTTTGCTGCAGGACGAATTGAAGTTGGGACCGCCGAAGGACTTGAAGGCGTTGGCAGAGAAAATTCGGAAGAAGTCGGAAAAGTTCGAAGGCTATCGAGGCTACAACGCAACACTGGAGGCGATCAACAATGCTCCCGAAGGTTCGCCGGTCATACTTGCGGGAGACTTCAACGAGCCCAGCCATTTGGATTGGACGGTGAGGTTTTCCAAAGGCGGATTTGATCGCTGGCGTAAGAATCCAGGCACGACGAAACTGAACTTTCCAGTTGCGTGGACTGGATCGCAGTTGGTCGCCAAAGCCGGGCTCGATGATGCTTATCGGAGTCGGCACCCCAATGAAGTTGAAAAACCCGGAGTGACTTTCACGCCTGAATATGCTCCCGGGACACAAGGCCGTCGACCAATTGAGGACCAGGCACACACCCGAATCGATCGTATCTATTTTTCTCCGCAGACTCTATCGCCAATCGTCGCCACTGTGATCGGCGAAGACAGCGAGTGGTCGGATCTTGCCTACGAAGGAAATTGGCCTTCAGACCATCGTGCTGTGCTTGTCGAATTTGAAGTCCAACAGTGA
- a CDS encoding lysophospholipid acyltransferase family protein → MKNLAQYLLVQFVISIVQIMPIEMCAKMCRFLAWLVADKIGFRRKVIRENILGVYPDATDERIEFLTGEMWYHLFLMGCEIAHAPRKIHDTNWRKHVFIRDKVRMTEYLIDYRPLIAVSGHFGNFEMAGYVTGLLGMPSYTVARKLDNEFLDRFLNNFRERNGQFILPKDGSAPAVQKVLESGGILTILGDQHAGTKGCWIDFLGRPAACHKAIALFTLSGNAPMMVSYCKHTDKPLHFEIGCTGVADPLKLEDSLRDVKSLTQWYNDQMGEAILDQPEQFWWVHRRWKEKPVRMTRKKKQVQESAAA, encoded by the coding sequence GTGAAAAATTTGGCTCAATACTTACTGGTTCAATTCGTGATCAGCATCGTGCAAATTATGCCGATCGAAATGTGCGCGAAAATGTGCCGCTTTCTTGCCTGGCTGGTCGCAGACAAAATTGGCTTCCGCCGCAAAGTCATCCGCGAAAATATCCTGGGAGTCTATCCAGACGCGACTGACGAACGCATCGAGTTTCTGACTGGCGAGATGTGGTACCACCTGTTCCTGATGGGGTGCGAGATCGCACACGCGCCGCGGAAGATCCACGACACGAATTGGCGAAAGCACGTTTTCATCCGTGATAAAGTTCGCATGACCGAGTACCTGATCGACTATCGACCGTTGATTGCTGTGTCGGGCCATTTTGGTAACTTTGAGATGGCTGGGTATGTCACCGGGTTGTTGGGAATGCCAAGCTACACCGTGGCCAGAAAATTGGACAACGAGTTTCTTGATCGCTTCCTGAACAACTTCCGCGAACGCAATGGCCAGTTCATTTTGCCGAAAGACGGAAGTGCTCCGGCGGTCCAGAAAGTTCTTGAGTCCGGCGGCATTCTGACGATCCTTGGTGATCAGCACGCAGGCACGAAAGGCTGTTGGATCGACTTTTTAGGCCGACCCGCCGCATGCCACAAAGCGATCGCGTTGTTTACGCTGTCCGGGAATGCTCCGATGATGGTTAGCTATTGCAAACACACTGACAAGCCGTTGCATTTCGAGATCGGATGTACCGGAGTGGCGGATCCGCTGAAGTTGGAAGACAGCCTGCGGGACGTGAAATCGTTGACTCAGTGGTACAACGATCAGATGGGCGAAGCGATCCTTGATCAGCCAGAGCAGTTTTGGTGGGTGCACCGTCGGTGGAAGGAAAAACCGGTTCGCATGACTCGCAAGAAAAAGCAGGTTCAGGAATCTGCTGCGGCCTAG
- a CDS encoding DUF11 domain-containing protein produces the protein MLLLIENSQAQEANSNPSADQAAAIVASQTGSVTNYALLQPISSEPKKTTLGLLQPMTRSQPAARPQPMVQLQPMAQSPAKPVESPASSSTTNPVGDSVVVTPHAFKRGVFDQHEFKVHNASPRPLRDAKILLRAPVGSVVQQVTPKPDSVDGLSIMLTVEKLSPGESQMVEVTINYPRNEFAQFESTVLSENWVGSALIDQSIVAEARPPRVPIADQVSKTPEGMLQPSTNAMLKPKVPAMTVSAETRRVVERGNEATTVAYAAQAANTIQGTGDESVEAARSSQTDALAKDSVIKSYLQGPAEVVAGKEVDFSITVQNLAAESAKDLIVQLSIPDTMKVTILDRAAWYDAETRKVSWKLANLDGRSVETIRYKAVVKTANSIEQSVIVGGDGSVESTSTLTTTAK, from the coding sequence ATGCTCCTCCTGATCGAAAACAGTCAGGCTCAGGAAGCAAACTCCAATCCTTCGGCTGATCAGGCTGCCGCCATCGTCGCATCGCAAACCGGTTCGGTGACGAACTACGCGTTGCTCCAGCCGATCTCCAGCGAGCCCAAAAAGACTACGCTGGGGCTGTTGCAGCCGATGACTCGATCTCAGCCGGCGGCTCGACCACAACCGATGGTTCAGCTTCAGCCGATGGCACAATCGCCTGCAAAACCGGTTGAATCGCCAGCGTCCAGTTCAACGACCAACCCTGTCGGAGACTCAGTCGTGGTGACGCCTCACGCGTTCAAGCGTGGAGTGTTTGACCAACATGAGTTCAAGGTTCACAACGCAAGTCCTCGGCCGCTTCGGGACGCGAAAATTCTACTGAGAGCTCCCGTTGGCAGCGTCGTTCAGCAGGTGACACCCAAACCGGATTCGGTTGATGGTCTGAGTATTATGCTCACCGTTGAAAAGCTCTCGCCTGGCGAAAGTCAGATGGTCGAAGTGACGATCAATTATCCTCGGAACGAATTCGCACAATTCGAATCAACAGTGTTGTCTGAAAACTGGGTTGGGTCGGCGCTTATTGACCAGTCAATCGTGGCGGAAGCTCGCCCGCCGCGTGTGCCGATTGCGGATCAGGTTTCGAAAACACCAGAAGGAATGCTGCAGCCCTCAACCAATGCGATGCTCAAACCAAAGGTGCCTGCGATGACGGTTTCTGCGGAGACACGGCGAGTGGTTGAGCGTGGCAACGAAGCAACAACTGTCGCCTACGCCGCGCAGGCAGCCAACACCATTCAGGGAACTGGTGATGAAAGCGTTGAAGCCGCCAGATCCAGTCAGACTGATGCACTTGCCAAAGACTCGGTCATCAAATCCTACTTACAGGGGCCGGCTGAAGTCGTCGCTGGGAAGGAAGTTGATTTTTCGATCACTGTCCAGAACCTGGCCGCCGAGTCGGCAAAGGATCTGATCGTTCAGTTGTCGATTCCTGACACAATGAAAGTCACGATTCTTGACCGAGCCGCGTGGTACGATGCGGAAACACGAAAGGTTTCATGGAAGCTGGCGAATCTGGATGGACGCAGCGTTGAGACGATTCGTTACAAGGCTGTCGTCAAAACTGCGAACTCTATTGAACAGTCCGTCATTGTCGGGGGCGATGGCAGCGTCGAGAGCACATCAACGTTAACAACGACCGCGAAGTAG
- a CDS encoding sialate O-acetylesterase — protein sequence MKTSSVCFTFAVLTTMLISSVAHADVRLPGFFSDHMVLQQQSKIKIWGWSDAGDEVTVSIGENSAVATTNDDGKWQVELAPMEASKTPVSLVVKGGHNEIKLTDLLIGEVWLCSGQSNMEWTVARSVNAEQEIAAADYPLIRHIKIPREPSSTPVEDLNATWQVCSPKTAGNFTACGYFMARKLAKELDVPVGLINSSWGGTRVEPWTPPVGFEKVEALKSIHESVIGRTPGSATFKSKLSSFIADSEKWLAEAKDSLERGLSIGSPPEYPGSLKPYTSHQDPTMLYNGMIHGMVGFPIRGAIWYQGESNHNEGMLYFEKKKALINGWRELWGQGDFPFYFVQIAPYQYGNEDPSILARFWEAQAETTTLPKVEMVVINDIATLNDIHPPNKQDVGLRLANLALKFDYGKAEVVALSPEVESHSVENGNLKVRFKNVGGGLKTRDGNAPTHFEIVGKGSNGFQPATASFEGDAVIVLKSEKVSDPTAFRFAWDKLAEPNLTGGTGLPVGACRGGKVPGFLDVIPVGEYDLVYELNLAKLGDQIKYDRNNSASIGAFDRIGYLLELNSSEYGDQKLFVTMDAFTDNVKAIGVPTVESKAVFQQKVSGLEVFANSKTIKTGKIGEGNIEFWPNNYGPGNGSGVPGASGQKFDFGDTFADPEAGYGSMQVHNFKAKQTLFAINHWSQGNSADIGIGNGTGDHSDWTFSSSGSKYSAKKLRIYVRQK from the coding sequence ATGAAGACCTCCAGTGTTTGCTTTACGTTCGCCGTTCTCACAACCATGTTGATCAGCAGCGTCGCACACGCCGACGTGCGGTTGCCCGGTTTTTTTAGCGACCACATGGTGCTGCAGCAGCAATCAAAAATTAAGATCTGGGGATGGTCGGACGCAGGCGACGAGGTCACCGTTTCGATCGGCGAAAACAGCGCCGTCGCGACCACTAACGACGACGGGAAATGGCAAGTCGAATTGGCTCCGATGGAAGCCAGCAAAACTCCGGTCAGCCTTGTCGTCAAAGGCGGACACAACGAGATCAAGCTCACCGATTTGTTGATCGGAGAGGTTTGGCTTTGTTCTGGCCAGTCCAACATGGAATGGACGGTCGCTCGTTCAGTCAACGCAGAACAGGAGATCGCTGCCGCGGACTATCCACTGATTCGACACATCAAAATCCCTCGCGAACCATCGTCGACTCCCGTTGAAGATTTAAACGCGACGTGGCAAGTTTGCTCTCCCAAAACAGCCGGCAATTTTACGGCTTGCGGTTACTTCATGGCCAGGAAGCTTGCCAAAGAACTCGACGTACCGGTCGGTTTGATCAATTCATCATGGGGAGGCACGCGAGTCGAACCATGGACGCCGCCTGTTGGATTCGAGAAGGTTGAAGCACTCAAATCGATTCACGAATCTGTCATCGGCCGCACTCCAGGCAGCGCGACTTTCAAAAGCAAACTCTCCAGCTTCATCGCCGATTCGGAGAAATGGCTGGCAGAGGCGAAAGATTCTCTTGAACGTGGACTGTCGATCGGGAGTCCGCCTGAATATCCGGGTTCGCTCAAGCCATACACTTCGCATCAGGACCCTACGATGCTCTACAACGGCATGATCCATGGCATGGTCGGTTTCCCGATTCGTGGTGCAATCTGGTATCAGGGAGAATCAAATCACAACGAAGGCATGCTGTACTTCGAAAAAAAGAAAGCGTTGATCAACGGCTGGCGAGAGCTTTGGGGACAGGGAGATTTTCCGTTCTACTTCGTGCAAATCGCTCCGTATCAATACGGCAATGAAGATCCTTCGATTCTGGCCAGGTTCTGGGAAGCCCAAGCGGAAACCACGACGTTGCCGAAAGTCGAAATGGTCGTGATCAACGATATCGCAACGCTTAACGACATTCATCCTCCCAACAAGCAGGACGTCGGTCTGCGGCTTGCGAACCTTGCCCTCAAGTTTGACTATGGGAAAGCGGAGGTCGTCGCACTCAGCCCCGAGGTCGAAAGCCACTCGGTAGAAAACGGCAACTTGAAAGTTCGCTTCAAGAATGTCGGAGGCGGGCTGAAGACGCGTGACGGTAATGCTCCGACTCATTTCGAGATCGTTGGCAAGGGTTCCAACGGCTTTCAACCAGCGACTGCATCCTTTGAAGGCGACGCAGTGATCGTGCTCAAGTCCGAGAAAGTTTCCGATCCGACAGCGTTCCGATTCGCATGGGACAAGCTTGCCGAGCCCAATCTCACCGGTGGCACAGGACTGCCCGTAGGAGCCTGTCGCGGCGGCAAAGTGCCCGGGTTTTTGGATGTGATTCCAGTAGGCGAGTATGACCTGGTCTACGAACTGAATCTGGCGAAACTTGGCGACCAAATCAAATACGATCGCAACAATAGTGCGAGCATCGGTGCTTTCGATCGGATCGGATATTTGCTGGAGTTGAATTCGAGCGAGTATGGCGACCAGAAACTTTTCGTCACGATGGACGCCTTCACCGACAACGTGAAAGCGATTGGTGTTCCGACCGTTGAGTCAAAAGCAGTCTTCCAACAAAAGGTCAGTGGCCTGGAGGTGTTCGCCAATTCGAAGACGATCAAAACGGGAAAGATTGGTGAGGGAAATATCGAGTTCTGGCCAAACAACTATGGGCCAGGAAACGGATCGGGAGTGCCTGGTGCTTCCGGGCAGAAATTTGACTTCGGCGATACTTTCGCAGATCCAGAAGCCGGGTACGGCAGCATGCAAGTGCATAACTTCAAAGCGAAACAGACTCTGTTCGCGATCAACCATTGGAGCCAGGGGAACAGCGCCGATATCGGAATCGGAAACGGCACGGGCGATCATAGCGACTGGACTTTTTCGTCGAGCGGTTCGAAGTACTCGGCGAAGAAACTGCGAATCTACGTTCGTCAAAAGTAA